GGATATCAATCTTCTGACTTTAGAGATGTCGAGAGTGCAGCGGCCGATGGCAATCCAGATGCAAAATTAGCAATGGAGGCCTTTGGCTATCGCTTGATTAAGTATATTGGAGCGTATATCGCAGCACTGGGCGGTGTGGATGCCATTGCCTTTACAGGTGGTATTGGAGAGAATGATATGCGTGTTCGCCAAGAGATCGGTGATGCCTTTGGATATATGGGTATCAAGATTGATCCAGAGAGAAATCACATTCGTGGAGAGGCAAGAATTATTTCAACAGATGATTCTACAGCAAAGGTTGTTCTATTCCCTACCAATGAGGAGCTTGCCATTGCAAGAGAGACAAGACGACTTACAGAGAAATAGTGATTGACAAACATCCGTGTCGTCTGTATAATATAAAAGTCGTAATCAGGACGCAAGGAGGTGTTTTCATGTCAATTTGTCCAAAGAATAAGACTTCTCGTGGAAGAAGAGATAAAAGAAGAGCGAACTGGAAGATGTCTGTTGCTAGTCTTGCAAAGTGTCCAAAGTGTGGAGAGCTTATGCTTCCTCACAGAGTCTGCAAGAACTGTGGAACATACAACAAGCGTGAGATCGTTACAGTTGAATAGTGGATTGATTAAGCGTAAAAATGTGCCGACCCCAATTGTTAGACTATGCAATTGGTGGTCGGCATTTTTTTCTGAATACTTATTGATATTTGCTTCATTATCGTATATTATGAATTTGTCGCGACAATATAGAATATAGAGGTGAGACATGGTAACAGTAGCATTAGATGCAATGGGCGGAGATCATGCACCAGACGAAATCATTCAGGGTGGTCTTGATGCCTTACAGAAGAACCCGAACATACGAGTAAAGATGGTTGGCGTAGAGGAGACAATTGCACATTATCTGGAGGGAAAGGATTATCCAAAGGAGAGAGTAGAGATTGTGCCAGCCACAGAGGTGATTGAGACAGGAGAGCCCCCAGTGGCCGCAATTCGAAGTAAGAAGGACTCCTCTATTGTGGTCGGTATGCAGCTTGTTCGAAATGGGGAAGCGGATGCCTTTGTTTCTGCGGGAAGTTCAGGTGCAATCTTGGTCGGCGGACAAGTGATTGTGGGGAGAATTAAAGGAGTGGAAAGACCCCCATTGGCACCCGTAATCCCAACAGCCACAGGCGTTTCTCTCCTCATTGATTGCGGAGCAAATGTAGATGCCAAGCCAAGTCATCTTGTGCAATTTGCTCGAATGGGATCTATCTATATGGAAAAGGTTGTCGGAATTAAAAATCCTCGTGTGGCCATTGTCAACATTGGTGCAGAGGAGGAAAAGGGCAATGCATTGGTCAAGGAGACATTTCCACTGCTCAAAGAGCTAAAGGACATCCATTTTATTGGAAGTATTGAAGCGAGAGAAATTCCAAAGGGAGGTGCAGATGTCATTGTCTGTGAGGCCTTTACAGGAAATGTTATTTTAAAATTATATGAGGGACTTGGGGATACATTGCTCAAAAAAATTAAGGGAGCACTCCTAAAAAACTTACAGACAAAAATTGGTGCATTGCTCATCAAATCTTCTTTGAAGGAGACATTAAAGTCCTTTGATGCCAGTCAATATGGTGGAGCACCATTACTTGGATTAAAGGGATTGGTTGTCAAGACACATGGAAATTCCAAGGCATTGGAAGTGTGCAATTCGGTTTTACAATGTGTCAAGTTTAAGGAAGAAAGAATTAATGAATGCATAAGAGACAGCCTAGTAGAGACTGCAGAGGAAAGGAAATAAGGGGATAAAAAAGTGGAATTTGAGAAGTTAAAAAAAATTGTGGCCGAGGTTTTAAATGTCGATGAGAATGAGATTACAATGGACTCCACATTTGTCGACGACCTTGGTGCGGATTCCCTAGATATTTTCCAGATTATTATGGGGATTGAAGAGGAATTTGATATTGAAATTCCGCAAGAAGTTGCAGAAAACATTACTTCTGTGGCCGATGCGGTCGAGCAAATTAAGAATGCAACAAACTAATTTGACCAGATGTAGGGAGGTCACATATCCGCCGATATGTGGCTTCCCATTTTAGAAAGTGAGGAAAATAGTGAAGAAAAAGTTGATGGAGTTACAAGGAGCCATTGGCTATCACTTCCATGATGTGACACTCTTAGAACATGCACTATCCCATAGTTCCTATGCAAATGAAAAGCGATTGGGAAGAGCTGGATCAAATGAACGATTGGAATTTTTGGGCGATGCTGTGCTTGAACTTGTCAGCAGTGAGTTCTTTTTTAAACTCTATGCAGATAAACCAGAGGGAGATTTGACAAAAATTAGGGCAAGTTTTGTGTGTGAGCCAGCACTTGCCTATTGTGCAGAGCAATTTCACCTCGGAGAGTATCTCTTACTGGGAAAGGGAGAGGAAGCCACGGGAGGAAGAAGTCGTGCGAGCATTGTCTCTGATGCGTTTGAGGCCCTGATTGGTGGCATTTATTTAGATGGTGGTTTTGCTAGTGCAAAAGAGGTGATTGACCGATTTATCCTAAGCGATATTGAGGGCAAACAATTCTTTTATGATAGCAAGACGATCTTGCAAGAAGAGGTGCAAAAGGAGGGACAGAGCGTGGAGTATGTCCTTATTTCTGAGCATGGACCAGATCATCAAAAGATATTTACAGTGGCTGTCTTTGTTGATGAGAAGGAATATGCAAGGGCTAGTGGCACAAGCAAGAAGAATGCGGAGCAACTTGCAGCTTATGAGACATTGAAGATATTGGGGAAGGTAAATGTATCTAAAAAAGATTGAAGTGCAGGGATTTAAGTCTTTTGCCAATAAAATCCTGTTTGAATTTCACAACGGAATTACAGGTATTGTTGGACCGAATGGTTCAGGAAAAAGCAATGTTTCTGATGCTGTGCGTTGGGTACTTGGAGAGCAAAGTGCCAAGCAGCTTCGTGGTGGGAATATGCAAGATGTTATCTTTGCGGGGACAGAATTAAAAAAACCACAGGGATTTGCTTATGTTGCGATAACACTCGATAATGCGGACCGAGCACTGAGTATTGACTTTGACGAAGTAAAGGTTTCAAGGCGGCTCTATCGTTCGGGCGAGAGTGAGTATCAAATCAATGGTTCAGCTTGTAGGCTAAAGGATGTTCAAGAAATTTTTTATGACACAGGAATTGGAAAAGATGGCTACTCTATTATTGGTCAGGGGCAAGTAGACAAAATTTTAAATGGAAGACCGGAGGAAAGGCGAGAGCTCTTTGATGAGGCGGCAGGAATTACCAAGTACAAGCGAAGAAAGACCTTGGCGAGCAAGAAATTGGAGAGCGAGAGGGCAAACCTTGTGCGTATCAAAGATATTTTGTCTGTGTTAGAAAAACAGGTTGGCCCTTTGAGAGAGCAATCGGCAAAGGCAAAGGAATATCTTCGATTGAGGGATGAACTTAAGCACTATGATGTCAACTATTTTCTTTGTGAGATGGATGCAATTTCGACACGCATACAGAGCTTAGAAGAAAAAAAGCAAATAATAGAGGGCGATGTCAATGAGACAAAGTCAAGGCTTGTGCAATTAAAGGCTTCCTATGAGCGGATGGAGAGGGAAATTTCCAATATTGATATTTTGTTGACTTCGAATAGGGAGAAAGTTGCACTTTCCAATGTCAGAGAAAAAGAGTTATTTGGTCAAATCGATGTATTGAGAGAGCAAGTAAAGAGCGAAGAGAAAAACATCGAACATATCCACACAAGAGTTTGCACCATTGATGCAGAGATTTCCCAAAAGCAGGAAGGATTTACAAAGTTTCAATCCGAAAAGGAGAACATTGAAAGCGAGCAAAGAGAGCTTGAACAGAGGAAGAAGAAGGTATTGCTTGCCTTGGAAAAAATAGATGGACAAATTGCAAGGATACAAGAGGCTGTGGAGGCCCAAAAGCAGAGCCATCTCGATTACAAAGAAAAGCGTGCGAAATTAATTGCTGAAGAGCAAAAGATGGATTCTTTTTTGGAACAAGTTCGATTGCGAAGTAGTGAGGTATTACAAAAATTACTGAAGGTAAAGTCAAAAGAAAGTGCCATTGGAATGAAGAGAGAACAAAAAATGGCACTGCTTTCTTCTTTGGAGGAAAAGCTTGACCAATTGGAAGGGCAAAAGCAAACCCTTTTGCATTCTTTGCACGAAAGAGAAGAAAAAAAGGTTGAGGAAGAAAGAGAATTTTCAGTGCTTCAAGAACAGGTGCAACACTGCCGTGTAAAACTTGAAACTTTGCAAAATATTGCTGAACACTATGAGGGCTATGGCAATGCCATTCGCCGTGTCATGGAGAAAAAGTCTGAAGGCGTGTGTGGCGTTGTGGCAGATTTGATAGAGAGCGAACAGAAATATGAGCAAGCTATTGAAACCGCACTTGGCGGTCGCATTCAAAATGTAGTCACTAGGGATGAAGAAACAGCAAAGGAGCTGATTTTATATCTAAAGAAGAATCGCTATGGAAGGGCAACATTTTTGCCATTGACAGCCATTCCCAAAAGGGGGAGCGGAAAAGATGAGAATGTGCGACAAGAAGAGGGCGTTCTTGGAATGGCCAGTGAGCTCGTTCGCACGAGGTCGGAGTATCAGCCACTCATTCAATCTTTGCTGGGAAATATCTGGGTGGTAGAAAATATTGACAGAGCCATTGCGATGGAGAGAAAGTATCGCTATGAACTTCGCATTGTGACATTGGACGGAGAGCAGTTTAGCCCAGGTGGAGCAATGAGTGGCGGTGCATTTAAAAATTCTAACAATCTCTTGGGAAGAAAGAGAGAAATTGAAGAGTTAGAAAATCAATTTCTTGTGGCAAAGGAGAAATGGAATCTCCAAAAAGAAAGACTAAAAAAGAGTCAGGAAGAGATTTTGTCCATTCAAAAGCAATTGGAGCAGATAAGAAGCCAAGTTCAGGAAAAGCTCATTGAAAAAAATACCCTAGATATGGATATTCGGGGATTCGATCAGCAAATAGAGGAAATTAGTCATTCGACAAAGGATATGGAAAAAGAAAACAGACTTCTTTTAAAGCGGGCAAAGGAGCTTGAAAATGAAAAGGTGTTGATTCAAGAAGATATTGAAAGGATCGATGACCACAGCCAAGGAATTGATCAAGATGTTCAAGAACTCTTGCATCATTTCGATGAAAAGAAGAGTGAGCAGGAGAAGACGAGGGAGGAAATGGCGAAAATAGAACTTTCCCTTTCAAAGCTTGGGCAACAGATGGTCTTTGCCAATGTCAATGCAGAGCGAGTGGAGACAGAAAAGCGTCAATTGATGGAGGAAAAAGAAGGATTTGATGAGAGCGAAAAGGGCTCGAGAGATAAAATTGCAACAAGGCAAAAAGAGATAGAAAATCTTCAAGTGGAGAGAGAGACTCTGTTGGCCCAGGTGGAAAAGATAAGAGAGGTACTCGATAAAAAGTCAAGGGAAAAGCAAGAATATCAGAGCAAACAAAAGAAGTTCTTTGATCAGCACGAAGAGATTGCTGAGCGGGAGAGAGCACTGGATAAAGATTTTGTGCGACTGACGAGTCAACTAGAAAAGAGCAAAGATGATCAGACAAGTTTAGTGAAGCATATTTGGGATGAGTATGAATTGACCAAGGAGGGAGCACAGAAACTTAGGGATGAGGGGCTTTGTGATCTTTTTCATATACGAAAGCATATGGAAAAATTGCACAAGGACATTCGCCTACTTGGAAATATCAATGTCAATGCGATTGATGAATATGAAGCGGTATTTGGTCAATATGAGCAGATGAGCATTCAGCACAATGATATTGTGGAGGCAGAAAAAAATCTCTTAAAGGTAATTCAAGATTTAGATTTAGGGATGCGACAGCAATTTGCCGAAAAATTTGGATTGATACAAAAAGAGTTTGATGTTGTATTTAAAGAGCTATTTGGTGGTGGACATGGAAAGCTAATTTTAGATGAGGAAAGTGATATCTTGGAGGCGGAAATTCGCATTATTTCTCAGCCACCGGGGAAAAAATTGCAAAATATGATGCAACTTTCTGGTGGAGAAAAGGCTTTGACTGCAATTTCATTACTTTTTGCTATTCAGAATTTAAAGCCATCACCATTTGCCTTGCTCGATGAGATTGAGGCGGCACTGGATGATTCCAATGTCGACCGCTTTGCTAAATATTTACATAAATTGACAGATCACACGCAATTTATTGTGATTACACACCGAAGGGGAACGATGGTCGCGGCCGACCGCTTATATGGCATTACTATGCAGGAAAAAGGCGTTTCCACATTGGTCTCTGTAAATTTAATTGAAGATAGTTTAACCTAGGGGGAAATATGGAAGAGAAGAAGAAGGGATTTTTTGGCAGACTTGTCGAAGGCTTGGCTAAGACAAGAAATAAGGTAGTCAATAGTATTGAGAGCGTATTCTTGGGCTATGATGTCATTGATGAGGATTTTTATGAAGAACTTGAAGAAACCCTAATTATGGGCGACATTGGCATTCGTGCATCGACAGATATTATTGAGGAATTGAGAGCTCGTGTAAAGGCGGACAAAATTAAAAATCCTGCAGATTGCAGGCAAATTTTAATTGAGACAATTAAGGAAAGAATGGATCTTGGCGAAAATGCCTATGCCTTTGAAAATCAAAAGGCAGTTGTTTTGATGATTGGAGTCAATGGGGTGGGAAAAACTACCTCTGTGGGCAAGCTCTCGGCCCAGTTGAGAGAGATGGGCAAGCGAGTGCTGATTGTCGCTGCCGATACCTTCCGTGCAGCTGCCATTGATCAGCTTGCCGAGTGGAGCAAGAGAAGTGGTGTGGATATGATTGCACAAAATGAGGGTTCTGATCCAGCAGCAGTGGTCTATGATGCCTGTCAGGCAGCAAAGGCAAGAAATGTAGATGTCTTAATTGTCGATACAGCAGGAAGATTGCACAACAAAAAGAACCTCATGGAGGAGTTGAGAAAAATCAATCGCATTATTGACAAGGAATACGAGGGAGCATTTCGAGAGACTTTGGTTGTCTTAGATGGCACGACAGGACAAAATGCCTTGGAACAGGCAAGACAGTTTAAGGATGTTGCGGATATTACAGGAATTGTGCTCACAAAGCTCGATGGAACAGCAAAGGGAGGAATTGCCGTGGCTATTCAGGCTGAGCTTGGCATACCTGTGAAATACATTGGTGTGGGTGAAAAGTTAGATGACTTACAAAAGTTTAATTCAGAGGAATTTGTCAATGCCTTGTTTGAATCTGATGATGAGGTAAAAGAAGAAATACAAGAAGAAATTGACGAATAGGAAGGGTGAAAAAATGGATAAGTTGACACTAGAAAAGTTTGAAGAGGCAAGTGAAATTGTAAAGGAGGTGACGGCAGAGACAAAACTTGTATTTAGTGAGTTTTTCTCTGAACAATCGGGAAATAAGGTCTACTTAAAGCCTGAAAATATGCAGCGAACAGGTGCCTATAAGGTGCGCGGTGCCTACTATAAGATTTCACAGCTTCCTGATGAGGACAAGAAAAAGGGCATTATCACAGCCAGTGCAGGAAACCATGCACAGGGTGTTGCCTATGCATCAAAGCTTGCAAAGATTAAGGCAACGGTTTGTATGCCAACCACTACGCCATTGATGAAAATCAATCGAACAAAGGGATATGGTGCAGAGGTTGTACTTGAGGGGGATGTCTTTGATGAAGCCTGTGCAGCAGCATATCGCATTGCTGATGAGACAGGAGCAACCTTTGTTCATCCATTTAATGACTTGGAAGTGGCAACAGGTCAGGGAACCATTGCAATGGAGATTATTAAGGAACTTCCAACCGTTGATATTATTCTTGTCCCTGTCGGTGGTGGCGGTCTGATTACAGGGGTGTCTACCTTGGCAAAGATGCTCAATCCCAATATTACGGTGATTGGCGTTGAACCTGCCAATGCAGCATGTATGAAGGCTTCCCTTGAAGCTGGTCAAGTTGTGACTTTGCCAAGTGCCAATACCATTGCCGATGGAACAGCGGTGAAAAAGCCAGGAGAGACTATTTTTCCATATGTTCAAAAAAATGTTGACCATATCATCACCATTGAAGATGATGAGTTAATTGTGGCCTTTCTTGATATGGTTGAAAATCACAAGATGATTGTTGAAAATTCAGGTCTTTTGACAGTTGCAGCATTAAAGCATCTAGAGGTCAAGGACAAAAAGATTGTTTCGATTCTCAGTGGTGGAAATATGGATGTCATCACGATGGCTTCTTTGATTCAACATGGATTGATTCAAAGAGACCGAGTATTTACAGTGTCGGTACTTCTTCCAGATAAGCCAGGTGAGCTTGCAAAGGTTTCTGCACTTTTGGCGGAGGAAAAGGGCAATGTCATTCGCCTAGAGCACAATCAATTTGTTAGCATCAATCGAAATGCAGCTGTTGAATTAAAGATTACCTTAGAGGCGTTTGGAACAGAACACAAGAAAATGATTGTTAAGAGGTTAAAAGATGAGGGATATCGTCCGAAAGTTGTTAAATCCACTGGCATTTATACAGACTGATGCACAGCATCCAAGAATTGATGAGAATTTTAAGGAGACTTCGCTCTATCGAAATGTGCACTACTTTATAAAGTGGTCCATAATTTCAATTTTGATTGGAACTTCAGTGGGGTCAGTGGGTGCAATTTTTGCACGTGCCATTGAGTTTGCCACTACTTTTTGGATGGGGCACAGCTATGCACTGTTTTTACTGCCCATCTGTGGTTTAATTATTGTATTTTTATATCATTTTGCTGGGGCGGATGCACCGAGAGGAACAAATTTAGTTTTGAGCTCTATTTCTACAGGAGAAGAGATTACATCGAAGATGGCACCGCTCATTTTTGTCTCTTCTGTGCTCACCCATTTGGGCAGTGGGTCGGCGGGACGAGAAGGTGCGGCTCTTCAGATTGGTGGAAGCCTTGGAAATTTATTTGCACGTATTTTTAAGCTCAATCAACTTGACCGAAATATAGTCGTGATGTGTGGAATGAGTGCCTGCTTTTCGGCTCTCTTTGGCACACCACTTTCAGCAGGAATTTTTTCTATGGAAATTTTTAGTGTCGGGGTGATGTACTACGCTGCATTGATTCCCTGCCTGTTTTCTGCCTATATTGCTGCGGCCGTTGCTCCATTTTGGGGCGTAGCTCCAGAGCGTTTTGTTGTGGAGAGTCTTCCAAATTGGGATATTAAGACGGTTTTACTGTTGATTGTGCTTTCCGCAGCGACAGCCATTGTCTCCATTGCCTTTTGCGTAATGATGCACGGGGCAGAACATCAATACCACAAAATAAAGAAGACCAGTGTCCGCATTTTGGTTGCAGCACTCCTTTTTATTGGCGTGACTTTATTGATTGGAACAAGGGACTATTGTGGCGGCGGTTTTCCATTGATTGAAAGATGCATGGAGGGAAAGGTAAGACCAGAGGCATTTTTTATGAAAATGCTGATGACGAGCATTGTCATTGGTGGCGGATTTAAGGGAGGAGAGATTGTGCCGACCTTTACTATTGGGGCGACTTTTGGATGCTTTTTTGGCACACTCATTGGTCTTCCGCCACAGATTTCTACCGCCTGCGGAATGGTGGCCTGCTTTGTGGGGGTTACAAATTGTCCGATTGCCTCATTGATTATGGGATTGGAACTCTGCGGAGGTTCTGGACTGGCTTTTTATGCCATTGCGGTAGCAGTGAGCTTTACACTCTCTGGCTATTATGGCCTTTACAGTGCACAAAAGTTTGCCTACTCAAAGACCATGCCAATGTATATCAATGCTGAGGCAGAAAAGATTAGGCAGAATAGAAAGAAAAAAAGTGTCAAGTAAAAATACTTGACAAGATATCACTTTTGCTTTACTATAGCAGAGGTGATTTTATGGAAGATATTGTAAATCAGAGCTTATTATATGATTTCTATGGAGAGCTTTTAACTGAACATCAAAGGCGTATTTATGAGGAAGTGGTCTTTAATGATTATTCGATTAGCGAGGTTGCCAGAGATGAGGGCATATCCAGACAGGGCATATCCGATTTGATTCGCCGGTGCGATAAGTTACTGCAAGGATATGAGGAAAAATTGGGTCTAGTCAATAAATTTGAACAGACGAAAGCATTGGTACAGCAAATACACAGAATTTCTACAGAGTTTCATGAGACCAAAGATGATCGTTTGATGAATGAGGTCGAAAAGATTTCTAGGGAAATACTTGCATTATAGGAGATCGATATGGCATTTGAAAGTTTATCAGAGAAACTTCAAAATGTATTTAAGAATTTGAGGGGGCGAGGAAGACTCTCAGAGAATGATGTCAAGGCAGCGATGAAGGAAGTCAAGCTCGCACTTTTAGAGGCCGATGTCAACTTTAAGGTTGTCAAGCAATTTATTAAGGCCGTCGAGGAAAGAGCAATTGGACAGGATGTCATGAACTCACTGACACCAGGACAGCAGGTCATCAAGATTGTCAATGAAGAGATGATCGCACTGATGGGTGCAGAGACGACAGAAATTACAATTAAGCCAGCAGGCGAGATGACCGTGATTATGATGGTGGGTCTTCAAGGTGCTGGTAAGACGACAACAGCGGCAAAGCTTGCGGGAAAGTTTAAGGCCAAGGGATACCAGCCACTGCTTGTCGGCTGTGATATCTATCGCCCAGCAGCAATTGAGCAATTAAAGATCAATGGAGAAAAGCAGGGGGTACCTGTGTTTACGATGGGAAACACACATTCTCCAGTCGATATTTCAAAGGCAGCGATTGAGCATGCCAAAAAGAACAAGAACAACATCGTCATTATTGATACAGCAGGTCGCTTGCACATTGATGAGAGTATGATGGATGAACTTGTGCAAATCAAGGAAAATGTAAATATTGATTACAGTGTGCTTGTCGTCGATGCGATGACAGGTCAAGATGCTGTCAATGTGGCAAAGACATTTGATGAGCGTCTGGATGTCTATGGTGTCATCTTGACAAAGATGGATGGTGATACCCGTGGTGGTGCGGCACTTTCTATTAAGTCAGTGACAGGAAAGCCCATTCTCTATGTCGGTATGGGCGAAAAATTGTCCGATTTGGAGCAATTTCATCCAGATCGAATGGCGAGCAGAATTCTTGGTATGGGGGATATCCTCACCTTGATTGAAAAGGCCGAGCTTGAGTATGACGAGGAAAAGGCCAAGGAGCTTTCTAAGAAAATCAAAAAGGCAGAGTTTGACTTTAATGATTTCTTGGAGCAGATGCAACAATTAAAAAAGATGGGTGGCATCAATGGACTGTTGGGAATGCTTCCTGGTATGGGAGCAAAGGCAGATGCCTTAGCTGAAGTTGATGACAAGCAAGTGGCTAGGATTGAGGCGATTGTGCTGAGTATGTCGGCACAGGAAAGAGCCAATCCTTCCATTTTGAATCCGTCAAGAAAGAATCGCATCGCAAAGGGTGCGGGTGTGGACATTGCGGAGGTCAATCGCATTGTGAAGCAATTTGACCAGATGAAGAAGATGATGAAGTCGATGTCTGGTCTTACAGGTGGCAAGAAACGTGGTGGCGGTCTTGGTGGCCTGATGGGAGGAAAATTTAAGCTCCCAGGTGGTATGTTTTAAAACAGAAAGATTTTAGGAGGAATACAACAATGGCAGTAAAGATGAGATTAAAGAGAATGGGACAGAAGAAGGCACCTTTTTACAGAATTATTGTGGCAGACGCAAGATCTCCAAGAGATGGTAAGTTTATCGAGGAAGTTGGTTACTATGATCCAACAAAGGAGCCAAGTGTAATCAAGTTTGATGAGGAATTGGCAAAGAAGTGGCTTTCTAACGGTGCACAGCCAACAGAGAGAGTTGCAAAGCTTTTGAAGGAAGCAAATATCCAAAAGTAAGCCAGTAGCATAGGGGAACAGCTATGAAAGAAGTTGTAGAAGTGGTGGCAAGAGCACTAGTAAACGAACCAGAAAAAGTAGTTGTCACACAGACAGAACAAAAAGATTCAATTGTCGTGGAACTTCATGTTGCACCTGAAGATATGGGGAGAGTGATTGGCAAATCGGGAAGAATTGCCAGTGCGATTCGCAATGTTGTCAAGGCAGCATCTTCTAGGGAAGGAAAAAAAGTAATAGTTGATATTCGTTAGAAATGGGGACTCCACGCTTGAGTCCTCATTTTTTTGGAGGAAATAATGGTAGAAAAATTGCGAGTGGGTGTGATTACAAGTCCACATGGTGTGCGAGGAGAGGCGAAGGTCTATCCGACAACAGACGATCCAAAACGCTTTTCAAAATTAAAAAAAGTCCATATGAAAAGTATGCGGGAGGCAAAGGAACTGGAAATTGAGAGCGTCAAGTACTTTAAGAATATGGTGATTTGTAAGTTTAAGGGCATTGACACCCCAGAGGAGGTGGCAAAATATAAAAATGCAGATCTTTTCGTAGACAGAAAGGATGCAACACCTTTAAAAAAGAATGAAAATTATATTGCCGATTTGATTGGACTGTTGGTGGTTACGGATGAGGGAAAAGAGCTCGGCGTTGTGGAAGATATTTTTCCAACGGGAGCCAATCAAGTGATGGAAGTCAAGATGGAAAAGAAAAATGTGCTCATTCCTTATATCAAGGAATGCATTCTCGATGTCGATTTAGAAAATCAAAAGATTGTTGTGCATTTACTGAAGGGTTTACTCGATTTGTAGGAGAAAGAAATGAAATTTCATATTTTGACTCTATTTCCAGAGATGATGGAGATGGTATTAAAAGAAAGTATTATTGGCAGGGCACAGCAGGGAAATTTAATTGAAGTTGAGGCAATCAATATCCGAGATTATGCTCATAATAAGCATCGCCATGTCGATGACTATCCCTATGGGGGTGGGGCAGGAATGTTGATGCAGGCAGCTCCCATTTGTGAGGCCTATGAGGAACTTTCTAAGAAGTTGGGAAAAAGACCCAAGGTTTTGTATATGACACCACAGGGAAAGGTCTTTAATCAAGGTTTGGCCAAGGAGTTAGCAAGAGAGGAAAATCTCGTCTTTTTATGCGGTCACTATGAGGGCGTGGATGAGCGAGCACTGGAATTGTTAAATGTAGAGAGCGTCTCCATTGGGGACTATGTATTAACTGGTGGAGAATTGCCAGCGATGGTGATGATTGACTCCATTAGTCGAATGGTGCCAGGGGTGCTGACCAATCATGAGAGTGCAGATTTTGAATCCTTTGAAGACAACTTGCTTGAGTATCCACAATATACAAGACCTGAGGAGTATGCAGGGCTAAAAGTTCCCCCTGTTCTTTTGAGTGGACATCACAAAAATATTGCAAAATGGCAGAGAGAACAATCGCTGTTGAGGACTTTGCAGAGACGACCAGAGTTATTGGAGAATGCCAACCTTGACAAGAAGGATGTTGAAATTTTACAGAGGTTAAAAGAAGAACAAAATATAGAATAATTCTTGCACTTTCAAATGAAGTGTGCTAAGATAGGTGCGTTATTAAGCGATGTTCCTCTGGTTCGAAAAAAGAATGAACGAAAGAATGTCAAATGAAAAGCAGGAGGTTCACAATGAACGAGATTATTAAGAGTATTGAAGCAACACAATTAAGAGCAACACATGAGTTTTCTGTTGGTGATACAGTAAGAGTACACAACAAGATCAAAGAGGGAAACAGAGAGAGAATTCAGATCTTCGAGGGTACTGTTTTGAAGAGACAGGGCGGCGGAGCAAGAGAGACTTTCACTGTGAGAAAGAACTCAAATGGTATTGGTGTCGAGAAGACATGGC
This region of Lachnospiraceae bacterium oral taxon 096 genomic DNA includes:
- the rplS gene encoding 50S ribosomal protein L19; this encodes MNEIIKSIEATQLRATHEFSVGDTVRVHNKIKEGNRERIQIFEGTVLKRQGGGARETFTVRKNSNGIGVEKTWPVHSPFVDKIEVIRRGKVRRAKLNYLRDRVGKAAKVKEIIR
- the rimM gene encoding 16S rRNA processing protein RimM codes for the protein MVEKLRVGVITSPHGVRGEAKVYPTTDDPKRFSKLKKVHMKSMREAKELEIESVKYFKNMVICKFKGIDTPEEVAKYKNADLFVDRKDATPLKKNENYIADLIGLLVVTDEGKELGVVEDIFPTGANQVMEVKMEKKNVLIPYIKECILDVDLENQKIVVHLLKGLLDL
- the trmD gene encoding tRNA (guanosine(37)-N1)-methyltransferase TrmD: MKFHILTLFPEMMEMVLKESIIGRAQQGNLIEVEAINIRDYAHNKHRHVDDYPYGGGAGMLMQAAPICEAYEELSKKLGKRPKVLYMTPQGKVFNQGLAKELAREENLVFLCGHYEGVDERALELLNVESVSIGDYVLTGGELPAMVMIDSISRMVPGVLTNHESADFESFEDNLLEYPQYTRPEEYAGLKVPPVLLSGHHKNIAKWQREQSLLRTLQRRPELLENANLDKKDVEILQRLKEEQNIE